The window GGAGACAGGGGACGGGAACTCGTCAACGATCTTTGCGCCGCGATCGAGGTCGAGCGTCAGATCAACCTGTTGCGCCGCGCGCAGCAATTCACTGTCAACGTCTTTCCCGGCGACCTGCGCAAGTTGCAGGAAAGCGGCGCCCTGCATCCGGTTCAGGAGGACTCGGCCATCCTGCATCTCGATCCCCGCCACTACAGCGCCGAGTTCGGCCTTGTCACCGAGCCGGTTAACCCTATGGAGACCTTGCTATCGTGAATGAAACCCGACACAAAGGAATTTCCTTCAAGGTGTGGGGGCGGTATGCACTATTCACCGACCCGCTAACCCGCGTTGGCGGCGAGAAGTGCTCCTACCATATCCCCACCTACGAAGCGATGAAGGGTGTCTGCAAGTCGATCTACTGGAAGCCGACCTTCATCTGGATTGTCGACGAGGTGCGGGTCATGAAGCGCATACGCACCCAGACCAAGGGCGTTAAGCCGCTCGTGCTTTCCGGCGGCAACGACCTGGCGACCTATACCTTCCTCGCCAACGTCGAATACCAGGTGCGCGCCCATTTCGAATGGAACACGCACCGGCCAGAACTCGCCGACGACCACAACCCGGGCAAACACTTCGCGGTCGCCCAGCGTACGCTGGAACGCGGCGGGCGGCAGGACATCTTTCTTGGCACCCGCGATTGCCAAGGCTACGTCGAACCCTGCGAGTTCGGTAGCGGCGCCGGTGCGTACGACGATACGGATGAACTGGCATTCGGCCTGATGTTCCACGGCTTCGACTATCCCGACGAAACCGGGATCGACGAGAACCAACGGGGGGTACTCCGTGCGCGCTTTGGACGGCCGACGATGAAAGATGGCGTCATCCGCTTCCCTCATCCCGGTAGTGACAATCTCATTCGAAAGGACGTGCGCGAGATGACCGCGAAGCGCTTCGTCAAGGACATCAACCTGCGCGGCGTCGGGGCAGAAGCGGCGGAACTGCAACTGGAGGCCGGCGATGGCTTGGATTGAGAAGCTTTTCCGGACCTATGAGAACTGCGCCGACAAGATAGAGCCAATCGGCGCTCATCTGTGGCCTGTTTCGCACGTAGTGAAGAGAGCCAATGTGGAAGTCGTTCTCGATGCGGAAGGCAAATTCAGAAGGGCTCGCGTATTGGGCCGGAGCGAATCGCCGACGCTTATTCCGACAACCGAGAAGTCGGCAGGAAGAACGGGCAGTAGAGATGAGCCGCACCCGCTTTGCGAAGAGTTGGGCTATTGCGCAGCCGATCTTCCCGGTGCGAAGGCGGGGCGATACGCAACGTACAAGGAACTGTTGGCGAGCTGGAGCGATTCACCCGATCACGGACATCCGAAGGTCCGTGCCGTGTTGGCCTATGTCTCCCGAGGCTCGCTGTGGAGCGATCTCGACGGGCGAAGCATCTTTCCGGTGACGACAGAAGACGCCAAAGGCCGGAAGTCCAAGGTGGCTGACGAAAAGGCGTTCGTCAGATGGGTCGTCGAAGAGCCTGGCAATCCCTGCGCCGCGACCTGGGAAGATAAGAGCCTTATAGAGGCCTGGACACGATTTCACAGTGGCCATGGCTGGCGAACTGATTTATGCATGGTTACGGGTCAGCGTGAGCGGATCGCCCAAAGGCACTCCAAGTTCATACGTTATCCAGGCGATGGCGCCAAGTTGATCTCAAGCAACGACTCTGACGGCTTCACATTCCGTGGGCGCTTTACAGACCAGAAGGATGACTACGGCAAGCAGGCGTGCACCGTTTCCTACGAGGTCAGCCAGAAGGCACATAACGCCCTACGCTGGCTGATCGAACGCCAAGCTTATCGAGACTATGAATCAGGCCAGACAGTGGTCGCTTGGGCCGTGGGAGGGAAGGCCATTCCCGACCCATGGTCAAACTCCCTCGACATGGTGCTTCGCTACGAGCACTTGCCGACGGTGGCGATGCCTGCCGCGAGCACCGCGAATGCCGGCGACGTGGGACAGACTTTCGCAACGCGCTTTCGCCGCGTCATCGCTGGCTACGGCGGCAATCTCGACCCGTCTGACGATATCGTGGTCATGGGCCTCGACTCGGCGACGCCCGGCCGCATGGCCATCACCTACTACCGCGAACTCAAGGGCTCGGAGTTCCTTGAACGGATTCGCCGCTGGCACGAGCAATACGCGTGGCATCAGGATTTCGGCAAGGACCGCCGATTCGTCGGCGCGCCCGCGCCGCGCGACTTCGCCGAAGCCGCCTTTGCTACGCGCCTTGGCACCTCGGGGGAACTGCGTCTTGACGACGCCTTGCGCAAGGCCACTGTCGAGCGCCTGCTGCCCTGCATCGTCGATGGGCAATGTGTGCCCCGTGACCTCGTACTCTCGGCCGTGCGTCGTGCGTCGTCCCGCGTGGCCCTCACGCCGGAAGAGTGGGAAAGATTTCTCGGCATCGCCTGTGCGTTGTTCCGGGGCTATTCGAAATCGAAGGGAAAGGAGTACGACATGGCATTGGAGCAGGACAGAAACAGCCGCGACTACCTCTATGGACGGCTGCTCGCGGTGGCCGACAACATCGAGGGGAAGGCCTTGCGCCAATCCGGCGAGGCCAGAGAGACCATGGCGGCGAGACTGATGCAGCGTTTCGCCGACCGGCCTTTCTCCACCTGGCGCAACATCGAGCTTGCGCTGCGCCCATATCAGGGCCGCCTGCGGGCATCGGAGATTTCGAGAGGCTTCCTCCTGGACCGGGAGAAGCGGCTCGATGAAATCCTGTGCCGGTTCAATGCGGACGACTTCACGAACGATAGCCCCCTGACCGGCGAGTTCCTGATCGGCTACCACTGCCAGCGCCGCGAGCTCTTCGCGCCTACCCAATCCGATGCCAACGACCAATCCTCTGACGACTGAATCCGGGAGAACACACATCATGACCGCACTGCAAAACAAGATCGACTTCGCCATCGTCCTTCGCGTCAAGAACGCCAATCCAAACGGCGATCCCCTCAACGGCAACCGCCCGCGCACCGACTATGGTGGCCTGGGCGAGATCACCGATGTCTGCCTCAAGCGCAAGCTCCGTGACCGTTTGCAGGAGGCGGGCTATCGGATCTATGTGCAGTCCGACGACCGCAAGAACGACGAACACAAGAGCCTCGCGGAGCGAGCCAGGGCCGTCCTTGGCGACAAGCTTGGTGGTGCGGAAACGGCAAAGCTCGCTTGCGGTGCGTGGTTTGACGTGCGCGCCTTCGGTCAGCTATTCGCGATCAAAGCCGCCAAGAAGACGAAGAAGGCGGAGGCTACCGATGACATTGGGGGCGACACCGGCATTTCAGTCGGTATTCGCGGCCCCGTGTCCATCCAATCGGCCTTCTCGCTGGAGCCGGTTAGCGTCACCAGTACGCAAATCACCAAGAGTGTCAGCGGCGAAGGCGATGGCAGCAAGCGCGGCTCCGACACCATGGGCATGAAGCATCGCGTCGATCACGGCATCTATGTCAGTTACGGTAGCATGAATCCACAACTTGCCGAGCGCACCGGCTTCTCGGGGGAAGACGCTGCGGCCATCAAGGCCATCCTGCCGAAACTTTTCGAGAACGACGCCTCATCGGCGCGTCCCGAGGGCAGCATGGAGGTCGTTAAGGTGGTCTGGTGGCAGCAGGAAGGCAAGGGCAAATGTTCGTCGGCCAAGGTTCATGCCAGCCTGGATCGAACGAAGATCGGGCCGAATGGCGAATTCGATAGCTCTGCTCTGTCTGACTGCGGGGTCGTGCCGGAAGTTATCGAGGGGTTCTGATCGACTCCGCTTGTACTGAACGCCCATGCCCATGCGTCGTGACGCCTCGCCAGATGTGCGCCTTCGCGGAGGCACGGCGGATGGTGAAACTGTCCAACAGGCCGTCGGATGATCGCCTTGATGGGCGAGACTGGTGCCGCTGACGCGATGCCGATACTTCCATCGACGTAGCTCATGGGATACAATCGCCGATGAAGCAGATTCTCACCACCGACGTCTTCGATGGCTGGTTCGGCGGCCTGCGGGACATCCGGGCCAAGGTGCGCATTCAGGCCCGCATCGATCGCGCCTGGCTGGGTAATTTCGGCGATTGCGCGCCGGTGGGCGAGGGCGTATCGGAGATGCGCATTCACCACGGCCCCGGCTACCGCGTCTATTTCGCGCAGCGTGGGTTGGAGGTGGTGATTCTGCTCGCGGGAGGCGATAAGTCCTCCCAGCCGAAGGACATCGAGCGGGCGCTGGAACTGGCCCGCAGCCTGTAGGAGCAAAGCATGAAAACAGTCAAATTACGGCACTGGGATTCGGCCGAGCATCTGAAGACTGAAGAGGAGATGGTCCTCTATCTGGAGGCCTGCCTGGAGGACGGCGACGCGGCGCTGATCGCTCATGCGCTGGGCGTGATCGCCAAGGCGCGCGGCATGACGCAGTTGGCGCGGGATACCGGCCTCTCGCGCGAGAGCTTGTATAAGGCGCTGTCTGGCGAAGGTAATCCGGAGTTTGCCACCGTCATGAAGGTGGTCAAGGCGATGGGCTTCCAGCTTCACGCGGCGCCGGTGGCGTAAGCTTGCCCATTACCAAATAGGAGAAACCGACATGGACTGGAAAGACCGTATCGTCGCCACGCCTGACACGCTTGTCGGCAAGCCGCGCATCAAGGGTACGCGCATGGGGGTCGAGTTCATCATGCAGTTGTTCGCCTCGGGCTGGACCGAGGCGCAGGTGTTGGAAAGTTATCCGCATCTGTCGCAGGAGGATTTGCGGGCGGTGTTTGCCTTTGTCCATGACTGCATCAAGGACGAGGGCTTCATCATGCGCAGCGTCATCGACGAGGCGGCGATCCATTGATGCGCTTGCTGGCCGACGAAAACTTCCCCGGCCCGGTCATTGATGCGCTGATCGCCGATGGGCACGACCTCGTGTCAGTGGCTCGCTCGATGGCCGGGGTCGACGATCGGGTCGTCTTGGATCAGGCGCGGGCAGGGGGGCGCTGGTTGCTGACCTTCGATGCCGATTTCGGCGATCTGATATTCCTGCACGGCTGCCCCGCGCCACCTGCGCTCCTGTTGTTCCGGCTCCATCCGATCATCGTCGCCGATGTGCTGGCAGCGGCGCGGCGTGCACTCGACGGAGTGCCGGAAGGCCATTTTGCCGTGGTCGGGCGTGAGACGATTCGCGTGCGTTCGTTCCGAGAAACCCTGCCGCGTGGATGAGCGTGCCCCCATCCCCCTCTCTGCCCTCCAGCATTGGTGCTACTGTCCGCGCCAGTGCGCGCTGATCCATGTCGAGCAGGTGTTCGCCGATAACTTGCACACGTTGCGCGGCCAAGCGGTGCACAAGCAGGTCGACCAGCCCGGCGTTGAGACCCGCGCCGGCTTGCGCGTCGAGCGCGCGCTACCTGTTTGGAATGATCGTCTCGGCTTGATCGGCAAGGCCGACATCGTCGAATTCGAGGCCGACGGCACGCCCTACCCGGTGGAATACAAGCACGGCAGCCGCAACAAGGCGGCGTGGATTGCCGCGTGCGACGATCTGCAACTTGCGGCACAGGCGCTGTGTCTGGAAGAAATGACAGGGCATGCCGTGCCGGCGGGCGCGCTCTACTACGCCAGATCAAAGCGTCGCCGCGGGGTGCAGATCACGACCGATCTACGCCGTCGCGTCGAGGAGGTTGCCATCGCTGTTCACGCCCAAGTTGATTCCGGTGATGTTCCGCTGCCGGCGAATGACGCCCGCTGCAAGCAGTGTTCGCTGATCGAGCTGTGCCAGCCGGCGCTCGGCGAAACCGGCGCGGTGCTGCGTGAGGCGCGGCACGATTTGTTCACGGTGGGCGATTGAGCCGCGCACCTATCGCCATGCAGATCCTCAACACACTCTACGTCACCCAACCCGAGAGCTATCTGCATCTTGACAACGACACCCTGCGTATCGAGATCGAGCACGAAACGCGGCTACGCGTGCCGCTGCACCATCTTTCCGCGGTGATCTGCTTTGGCCATGTCTTGGTTTCGCCCATTCTCATGCACCGCCTTGCCGACGAAGGTAAGAGTTTGGTGCTGCTCGACAGCCACGGCCGCTTCAAGGCGCGGCTCGAAGGCCCCGTATCGGGCAATGTGCTGTTGCGCCAAGCCCAGCATCGCCGTACCGCAGCCACTGACTTTTGCGTAACCGTTGCCAAGGCCTGCATCGCAGGCAAGCTGAAGAACTGTCGGCAAGTCCTGCAACGCGGTGCGCGCGAAACGGGACGCGAGGACGACAATGCCGCGCTGGCCGATACCGCCGACGAACTCACTCGCGCGCTGGCACGACTCGAACATGCGCCCGACCTCGATGCCGTGCGTGGCATCGAAGGCGACGCCGCCAAGCGTTACTTTGCCGCGCTACCCCTCATCGTGCGCCCCGATGCGCGCTCTGCCTTCACCCTCAGCGGCCGCACCCGCCGCCCACCGCTGGATCGCATGAATGCGCTGCTCTCCTTCCTCTATGCCATGCTGATGAACGATGCGAGGAGCGCGATAGAGAGCGTCGGCCTCGATCCTCAGATTGGCTTTCTGCACGCTGTGCGTCCAGGTCGAGCCGCGCTGGCGCTCGACCTGATGGAAGAATTCCGCCCGTTGCTGGCCGACCGACTGGCGCTCACTCTCATCAATCGCCGCCAGCTTGACGCCGATGATTTCGTAGAGCACCCCGGCGGAGCCGTTACATTGAAGGATGATGCGCGTAAGGAAGTGGTCACCGCCTACCAGGAGCGAAAGCAGGAAACGCTGGCGCATCCGCTGCTTCAAACCCAACTTGCGCTCGGTCTTGCGCCATTCGTGCAGGCACGCCTGATCGCCCGCACGGTGCGCGGTGACGCCGAGGGCTATCTGCCCTTTACGCCCAGATAACCATGCTTGTCATCGTCAGCTACGATGTATCGACAGAATCCGCCGCCGGCCGCAAGCGCCTGCGCCGTGTCGCCAGGGTGTGTGAAAGCACCGGCCAGCGTGTGCAGAAGTCAGTCTTTGAGTGCAAGGTTACTATCGCCCAATACGAAGAACTCGAACGCCGCCTACTCGCCGAGATCAAACTCGACGAAGACAGCTTGCGCTTCTATCGCCTGACAGAACCGGTTGATTTGCATGTGCGCGAGCATGGCAAGTTCAAGGCCGTGGATTTTGAGGGGCCATTGGTGATATGACGCGCGGAACCCAAGTGACGCAGATTTTCCGTGGGGTTCGCGCAGAAGCGAAGTGTCTGATTTTGCGTTCGGAATCACATCGAGGCAGAATCAGGCAGACCTCGTTTCGGCGAGGTGGCAGGACGTTCGCGCAATGGTTTGGAAAATTCTTTGTGATTCAACAGCCAGCACGCGAACTGACGCCCGGCCCGCGAGGGCCGGGCGAGGATTGAAACAACCTCGTTTTCGCCATTGTCGCAGTTTGTCGCTGACGCCCGGCCCGCGAGGGCCG is drawn from Candidatus Nitricoxidivorans perseverans and contains these coding sequences:
- the cas5c gene encoding type I-C CRISPR-associated protein Cas5c, whose amino-acid sequence is MNETRHKGISFKVWGRYALFTDPLTRVGGEKCSYHIPTYEAMKGVCKSIYWKPTFIWIVDEVRVMKRIRTQTKGVKPLVLSGGNDLATYTFLANVEYQVRAHFEWNTHRPELADDHNPGKHFAVAQRTLERGGRQDIFLGTRDCQGYVEPCEFGSGAGAYDDTDELAFGLMFHGFDYPDETGIDENQRGVLRARFGRPTMKDGVIRFPHPGSDNLIRKDVREMTAKRFVKDINLRGVGAEAAELQLEAGDGLD
- the cas8c gene encoding type I-C CRISPR-associated protein Cas8c/Csd1; this encodes MAWIEKLFRTYENCADKIEPIGAHLWPVSHVVKRANVEVVLDAEGKFRRARVLGRSESPTLIPTTEKSAGRTGSRDEPHPLCEELGYCAADLPGAKAGRYATYKELLASWSDSPDHGHPKVRAVLAYVSRGSLWSDLDGRSIFPVTTEDAKGRKSKVADEKAFVRWVVEEPGNPCAATWEDKSLIEAWTRFHSGHGWRTDLCMVTGQRERIAQRHSKFIRYPGDGAKLISSNDSDGFTFRGRFTDQKDDYGKQACTVSYEVSQKAHNALRWLIERQAYRDYESGQTVVAWAVGGKAIPDPWSNSLDMVLRYEHLPTVAMPAASTANAGDVGQTFATRFRRVIAGYGGNLDPSDDIVVMGLDSATPGRMAITYYRELKGSEFLERIRRWHEQYAWHQDFGKDRRFVGAPAPRDFAEAAFATRLGTSGELRLDDALRKATVERLLPCIVDGQCVPRDLVLSAVRRASSRVALTPEEWERFLGIACALFRGYSKSKGKEYDMALEQDRNSRDYLYGRLLAVADNIEGKALRQSGEARETMAARLMQRFADRPFSTWRNIELALRPYQGRLRASEISRGFLLDREKRLDEILCRFNADDFTNDSPLTGEFLIGYHCQRRELFAPTQSDANDQSSDD
- the cas7c gene encoding type I-C CRISPR-associated protein Cas7/Csd2, which gives rise to MTALQNKIDFAIVLRVKNANPNGDPLNGNRPRTDYGGLGEITDVCLKRKLRDRLQEAGYRIYVQSDDRKNDEHKSLAERARAVLGDKLGGAETAKLACGAWFDVRAFGQLFAIKAAKKTKKAEATDDIGGDTGISVGIRGPVSIQSAFSLEPVSVTSTQITKSVSGEGDGSKRGSDTMGMKHRVDHGIYVSYGSMNPQLAERTGFSGEDAAAIKAILPKLFENDASSARPEGSMEVVKVVWWQQEGKGKCSSAKVHASLDRTKIGPNGEFDSSALSDCGVVPEVIEGF
- a CDS encoding type II toxin-antitoxin system RelE/ParE family toxin; amino-acid sequence: MKQILTTDVFDGWFGGLRDIRAKVRIQARIDRAWLGNFGDCAPVGEGVSEMRIHHGPGYRVYFAQRGLEVVILLAGGDKSSQPKDIERALELARSL
- a CDS encoding putative addiction module antidote protein, which encodes MKTVKLRHWDSAEHLKTEEEMVLYLEACLEDGDAALIAHALGVIAKARGMTQLARDTGLSRESLYKALSGEGNPEFATVMKVVKAMGFQLHAAPVA
- a CDS encoding DUF433 domain-containing protein, with protein sequence MDWKDRIVATPDTLVGKPRIKGTRMGVEFIMQLFASGWTEAQVLESYPHLSQEDLRAVFAFVHDCIKDEGFIMRSVIDEAAIH
- a CDS encoding DUF5615 family PIN-like protein; this translates as MRLLADENFPGPVIDALIADGHDLVSVARSMAGVDDRVVLDQARAGGRWLLTFDADFGDLIFLHGCPAPPALLLFRLHPIIVADVLAAARRALDGVPEGHFAVVGRETIRVRSFRETLPRG
- the cas4 gene encoding CRISPR-associated protein Cas4, translated to MDERAPIPLSALQHWCYCPRQCALIHVEQVFADNLHTLRGQAVHKQVDQPGVETRAGLRVERALPVWNDRLGLIGKADIVEFEADGTPYPVEYKHGSRNKAAWIAACDDLQLAAQALCLEEMTGHAVPAGALYYARSKRRRGVQITTDLRRRVEEVAIAVHAQVDSGDVPLPANDARCKQCSLIELCQPALGETGAVLREARHDLFTVGD
- the cas1c gene encoding type I-C CRISPR-associated endonuclease Cas1c, producing the protein MQILNTLYVTQPESYLHLDNDTLRIEIEHETRLRVPLHHLSAVICFGHVLVSPILMHRLADEGKSLVLLDSHGRFKARLEGPVSGNVLLRQAQHRRTAATDFCVTVAKACIAGKLKNCRQVLQRGARETGREDDNAALADTADELTRALARLEHAPDLDAVRGIEGDAAKRYFAALPLIVRPDARSAFTLSGRTRRPPLDRMNALLSFLYAMLMNDARSAIESVGLDPQIGFLHAVRPGRAALALDLMEEFRPLLADRLALTLINRRQLDADDFVEHPGGAVTLKDDARKEVVTAYQERKQETLAHPLLQTQLALGLAPFVQARLIARTVRGDAEGYLPFTPR
- the cas2 gene encoding CRISPR-associated endonuclease Cas2, producing MLVIVSYDVSTESAAGRKRLRRVARVCESTGQRVQKSVFECKVTIAQYEELERRLLAEIKLDEDSLRFYRLTEPVDLHVREHGKFKAVDFEGPLVI